From the Candidatus Acidiferrales bacterium genome, one window contains:
- a CDS encoding DUF3891 family protein has protein sequence MLVRPVWAAASAARTFNPASAWDASQWLKGAGITAWMLIRQPDHARLAGEFARRWGNERFPEPQPRDQAVLGVSFHDEGWVELDAVPQRNRETGAPRQFLELSAGEFLPIWERSIRRGYEHGPMAGWLVSWHFSELAKMRLATAGTPATDRAALETFVEWQEKSREQALAHIMLHGREQLMACGKLLQFCDLLSLYVCLGAAGPITLPQSFLLHTGEEQRIRLEPSNDRRGDIRLLPYPFDVPEMRLSVPARRLSRVWFESDRELSDDFHSTKEEKLTFRFVP, from the coding sequence ATGCTGGTTCGGCCAGTGTGGGCGGCTGCTTCGGCGGCGAGAACTTTCAACCCGGCGAGTGCCTGGGATGCAAGCCAGTGGCTGAAGGGCGCCGGCATTACTGCCTGGATGCTCATTCGCCAGCCTGACCACGCTCGCCTGGCGGGTGAGTTCGCGCGTCGCTGGGGGAACGAACGATTCCCGGAACCGCAGCCGCGCGATCAAGCCGTCCTTGGCGTCTCCTTTCACGACGAGGGCTGGGTGGAGTTGGACGCGGTTCCGCAACGCAACCGGGAGACGGGCGCGCCGCGCCAATTTCTGGAACTTTCTGCCGGCGAGTTTCTGCCCATCTGGGAGCGTTCTATCCGCCGCGGATACGAACACGGGCCGATGGCCGGGTGGCTGGTGAGCTGGCACTTTTCGGAGCTGGCGAAAATGCGCTTGGCGACGGCCGGGACGCCGGCAACCGATCGAGCAGCATTGGAAACGTTTGTCGAGTGGCAAGAGAAGTCCCGCGAGCAAGCGCTGGCGCACATCATGCTTCATGGGCGCGAACAGTTGATGGCCTGCGGAAAGCTCTTGCAGTTTTGTGATTTGCTTTCGCTTTACGTCTGCCTGGGTGCAGCCGGCCCGATTACCCTGCCGCAAAGTTTCCTGCTCCATACGGGCGAGGAGCAGAGGATTCGCCTGGAGCCCAGCAATGATAGGAGGGGCGACATCCGGCTGCTGCCGTACCCCTTTGATGTTCCCGAGATGCGCTTGAGCGTCCCTGCCCGGAGACTTTCCCGGGTTTGGTTTGAATCCGACCGTGAACTTTCCGACGACTTCCATTCGACAAAAGAAGAGAAGCTGACTTTCCGGTTTGTCCCGTGA